The genomic region CGCCGCTCGGGCCTTAGATTACTATTCGAATCATACGCCTCAGCCGTCGTCGGAGCCGGCGGCAGCGACCGCCAGTGCGGAGTCGGAGTCCAAGCCGGACGCCGGCGAGAAGGAGGCGTCAGAACAAACGGAAGCGCCGTTGGCTGAACCGAAGCTTTCGCGCCGACAGCGCCGTTTGGCGCGTCGTTTAAACATTGCGACGATCAAACAAATGGTGTCTCGTCCTGATTTGGTCGAGATTCACGACACGACCAGTGCAGATCCGTTTTTATTAATTCATTTGAAGAGCACCCGCGGGACGGTTCCCGTTCCCCGACACTGGCTGCAAAAGCGAAAGTACCTACAAGGAAAGCGAGGAATTGAAAAAATTCCGTTTCAACTACCTGATTTTGTACGAAATACAGGTATTTCTGACCTGCGTCAAGCTGCGCTGGACCGCGCCGAGAAGCAGAAGTTGAAGGCCAAGCAGCGCGAGCGCCTTCGCCCCAGGATGGGCCAGCTAGACATTGACTACAACGTGCTGTATGAGGCATTTTTCAGGTATCAGACAAAGCCAAATTTAACTCGACACGGAGAGTTGTACTATGAGAACAAGGAATTCGAACTCAAAAATCACAATTTCGTTGCCGGCCAGCTTTCCGACCAGCTCAAGCGAGCGCTCGGCATGACCGACATAACACCGCCCCCTTGGCTCATCAAAATGCAGCGCATCGGGCCGCCCCCTTCCTATCCGAACCTGCGCATTCCGGGACTCAACGCGCCCATTCCTCCCGGGGCTCAGTACGGATTCCACGCCGGGGGCTGGGGAAGCGCGCCAATCGACATGTACGGCAGACCCATCTGGGGCTGGGTGGAAAACAAGAAACACGTCGAGTGCGAAATAGTCAACGGCAAGCAAATACCCATCGACAAAAACGAGGTCTGGGGCGCCCTCAAATACGAGGAAGACTACGAGGACAACACCGATGAGGAGCCGTCCGCCTCCCGCAACAAAAAACAAGCCCCTGTCTCTGCTCACCCAGCCGAAGGCCTGGACCCCTCCAAGGCCAATGTCCCGCTCAAACCCGGAGAATGGACCTCGGATGGACAAACGGACTACGGCAAAAACAACCTCGCCCCCGCCCAGCCCGGATATCCCCTCACCTCTGGACTCGACACGCCGCTCCCTGCGTCTTCTGAAATCGACCTCCGCAAGTTCAAGAAACAAACCGTCCCGCTTCAAAACAACCAACAACTTTATCAAGTCCTTCCCCAACAACCGACCACAGTCGGCCAAAACCTCATGGGATCCCAGTACATCTATCAAATCCCCAGACCGCAAGACAAAAACACCTCCTCCAATATCGATATCACCCTTGATCCAAGCGACCTCGAACTCAGCGAACAGGAACTCATCAACAAGTACCAAAAACTGTTCTCCGAACAAAACTCTTCCAATAACCAACCTCAAATTCAGTCCGAAAAAGAATAACTCGAACCCACTCCCCTGCAATCAAGCTAGTTCCAGCTGTCTTGGTGCACGTGTAAAATATATTTCGCCCGCTATTATAAAATCGCCTTCGTCCCAAATTTTTTTTTAGAGagcaacgcttttttttttttatttttgcctgcctcattcttTTTCTACTATGCCACCTCATATACCCAGTGTCTATCCGGACTTGTCTTTTTTGGCCATATGAGATAACAAGTCTACCACTCTGCATGAGTAGCCCCATTCGTTATCGTACCACGACACCAACTTCACAAACTGGTTGTTCAAGGATATTCCGGCTCCAGCGTCGAATATAGACGAGTTGGAATCGCCTAAAAAGTCGCTGGACACGACCTCATCCTCTGTGTATGCCAACTTCCCCTTGAGCTCGTTTTCCGAT from Schistocerca gregaria isolate iqSchGreg1 unplaced genomic scaffold, iqSchGreg1.2 ptg000808l, whole genome shotgun sequence harbors:
- the LOC126322384 gene encoding splicing factor 3B subunit 2-like, with protein sequence MLCETRLSLPEKLNRAQRKYLKRKQRQASKKSKQTKRLEERAVDSDDSETDPKSGRVDGERHAGEEGLSREEGKLEDGTKNDVDMCVGNSVHENLAEKEKSEQIRKCGEGGKGLDSEGATNVENGAVQRLELNKEEVTQNREVQTVSEEGSTKGDDASSSVEIDVEYVAADPVLSLSADTPNYEEFLAIFGSFKANAARALDYYSNHTPQPSSEPAAATASAESESKPDAGEKEASEQTEAPLAEPKLSRRQRRLARRLNIATIKQMVSRPDLVEIHDTTSADPFLLIHLKSTRGTVPVPRHWLQKRKYLQGKRGIEKIPFQLPDFVRNTGISDLRQAALDRAEKQKLKAKQRERLRPRMGQLDIDYNVLYEAFFRYQTKPNLTRHGELYYENKEFELKNHNFVAGQLSDQLKRALGMTDITPPPWLIKMQRIGPPPSYPNLRIPGLNAPIPPGAQYGFHAGGWGSAPIDMYGRPIWGWVENKKHVECEIVNGKQIPIDKNEVWGALKYEEDYEDNTDEEPSASRNKKQAPVSAHPAEGLDPSKANVPLKPGEWTSDGQTDYGKNNLAPAQPGYPLTSGLDTPLPASSEIDLRKFKKQTVPLQNNQQLYQVLPQQPTTVGQNLMGSQYIYQIPRPQDKNTSSNIDITLDPSDLELSEQELINKYQKLFSEQNSSNNQPQIQSEKE